One Cardiocondyla obscurior isolate alpha-2009 linkage group LG25, Cobs3.1, whole genome shotgun sequence genomic window, GAGAGACCGCAGAGGAAATCACCTGTTCTGCCAAGTTCAGGGCCTATCGTGTCTAGGAACCTCGCGGCAGCGCAAAGAGCcgtcgatcgcgcgcgatcaaatcaatttaattatcctGAATTATCCGTAAAAGTACGTTGCTCTCAGGCAAAAACGATACCGTCGACCATTGACCGTTGTAATCTCAACGAAGGTCACTCGCGCAAGAAAGTATGGTGCTTCTTCATATCTTAAGACCTTGAGACAGAGCCGTAAGCATACCTTGACAGACACCGCTCAACAGACCGCTGCTGTTGCTTCTGCTTCTGATGCGACGTTGTTACAAAACTCCTTCAAGTTGTCAGATCGCACGGCGGTGCATCATCTCTCCCTGACGATGTCGTCGATCTGAATTTACGCGTTCCACGTGATTACCTGGGTCACCGTCAGTCGGATCAAGTTGTTGCACCCTCGATCGCGAATCTCCGGTGAACAGCCGAGGCCACGTGGTCGAAGCCTGTCGAGTAGTGTCTCTCGCGCCCGGCGTCTGCCCGTCTCATCTGTGACTCCGCGACCTCCACGAACTTTGGAGAACGCCCTTCGACCGACTTTAGAACACCCACTTCGGCGGGCACAAGATATCATACGTCGCGGATGACGGACAGATTCGCGATCGAAGGTCCCGAGGATAGGAAGAAGATACCACTCGGACTGGCAGCCGCCGGCTCGACCTGTTCGCCACGGCTGGCACCTATCGAACTGGTTTTGCTCGGTTCACGACTTCTGGATCAACCGATCCAGGTGCTCGCTCGCAGCCTCGCTCCCCCTGCACGAAGAATCGGCAGGCCACGACGACACGCATCGGCCGAGCGCGCGCGCTTATTCGCGTCCtcgtgagagagagaagttAGCCCCCCCACAGGTAGGAGGTAAAGCCGAGTAGATACAAACGACGGCAAGCTAAACTGCGGGCCAGCCGTGGATGGTAGACTATGTCGGGGTCGGGGCTTTTCGTGCCGACGAGGACTCTAGCTAGCGTTCGGCCACTTCTCGAGGTGAGGTGGTGGCAATGACCGTTCTCTTCTGCGCTCGTCTTtgtctttctcgcgcgaccGGAACGTCCCAACCTGCTTCTCTTTCTTGCTCCTTCTTCATTCTACCTGTTGCAAAGGTTCCCTCTTCTGCCGCCAGCATTACCACCACCATCGTCGCCTGCACCAAGACTTCAGTATCATCACTGTAGTTAGCTTCCTCTCCTGCTCATGTGTTATTCCCTCACCCTTGGCTGCTCCTCCTGTAGTCTTCCCCACTACGACCTCGTTGTCGCCGTCCACAGGTCGCTCGGATGGTCGCTCGTACTTCGTCGATGGTGTCTCCTttatgtcaattttttttttatctcgtcttcacttttttacttttcctttTCGATTGCTTCTCGAATTCGTAgcattcgtaatttttatttcttccgtTTATCTTTGTCTTTAATAAAAGTCGTTAATCATGTTGCGAgcggaagaaaattaaacaagtttAGTGTAGCGGCGGAAGAACTTGATCTCTTTTTCTGTACAATGACTCTTGTACAATTCAAATcgttgttataaaataacaaattatgtACGTGTCacaaaagtaaatattaatcatacattaaatattcatctACTATTTTAAAAAGCAGTACAATATTcgtcgtattttatatttagaattttcaATCTTTACGATAGAATAATTTAGAAAGTAAATAATCATTACGTTTATGATCTACATATATCACTCTAAGATTTACCTGCATCAGGTAAGTCTTTACCTGTAGATCCATCTCACGGCGAATGTTCATCATTGTACGATCGTCACTGCAGGATAGCATTTCGAAAAGAAATCGATCGGTCGAATTGTtcgaaataaaacgataaCGAATGATATGTTagatgaatttattaaagagaaagtgagaaaattaaaaagcaaaaaatttattattattattattaaattgcgtcaaataaaaataattggttttattgaatttaaaaaattgctcaAGCAGtaatttgatttatcacaGATTGGCGTGGCCGGAGATACTTttgtttaattctattttcgCGTGCCATTTTATCCTATGTATATAATTCTCTATCATTCAGGTCCTTTGAGTCTCGTCGGTGACGTTTTCTGTTAGCAAAGGGTAGAATAACTAGTGGGGTTGAATCTCGAGGATTGGCTGCGGTTTATAGTTGAGGGGATGCGTCAGAGGGTGCATTCGTAGGTATATATACTCTAGCGGCGGCGCAGCGGCCGACCTAAACTACTGAAACGTTCGCCGGTGTGTCAGGAAGAAACCGAGTATcgcgaggaataaaaaaattacaaggtGGCCAGTGATTTGAGCGTAGACTTTCTTCAAGTGTTATATTTAACTCCACTCGGTAAATTTCCTATCTGGGTCGCGTACACGTACaactatatacatataataattgcCACGATTTATTTGCTACTCGGTGAGTTTTGAATGTAATTTACATGAATTGATTTAAGAAATTGTCTCTTGATTGATGTTTGAAAATCAtgctttagaattttttaatcgattttattgattaaactTTAagtaagatataattattaatttattttttactgttCGTGGAATTGATTTCAATTTAATCTTGTtattaaatacgaatattttatcgcaagTGACACCATGAGTAAAAACATTTCATTGTGCAGTAATCAGTCAACATGACGAACTTGTAATCATCGCAAAAGGACATGTCCGAAAATCAAATTTCGTGATTGATTTCGATAGCTTCGTTACTGCCGCCGTAATCGCTCGCGATACTCGTGCGTATAATCATATGCATTAAAATGCGGCTCATGAATTTTACATATTCAGCGAAATTACCTCACGATTCCCCTTGTCATTTCGCGATCCGTTTGTGGCAGGTTTATCTCTTAACGAATTTATTTCGACGGTTTTCGCCAGCCTGTTTATCGAGCAAATTCCataagcaaattaaaattaataccgtACTCGGTCTCTTGTTATTTACTTtctaaataattctattttgtTGATtaaggtaataataaaaattgcaaagaaagaaaaaacgagaTTTAAAActgaagataatttttaaataaaaaggaataaaaaatttaattatattttctacatattatttatattaaaaagaaaaaaaaaaaaaaaaaaaaaaaaaatacggcaTTGTATAAAAACTGTTCTGCGCGGTATTCTTGGAgactaaaatatttcttaacacTTCTCAAAGAATGTTCCAACTGATCGAGAGAAGCCGATAACGGTATGCGTTAATTTCACATGCTAATTATCGAGGAATTCCGTCGCGTCTTTCTTGCAAGGCAATCACTTTAAAGCGCAGGAAGCCAAAGAAGTCCGTAGTGCTTAATCATCCCTAGTTTTTACAACTCTCGGAAGTATATTACACGTTAAGAAGCATCCGATTGTACTTCGTTTATGTGTGTCACATAAAGCGAAAAATGTTACCGTaatgagaaaaaagaagagaacgaTTTGTCGCTCTATTATAGATTTACGATCGTAGACGCGAATTTGCCGTCGTCTTCATTGTTAGTTTCAACCTCATTTTTTGCGTACAAAATTCTTCGTATTATTTCAGCAACTGAGACTACTGTTCGAACTATTCGAAATGCAGACACGAACGAAtctggttagtttcttttatCGCTTGCTCGTTGTCACCGTCATTGGAGTGGCGATCGCTTGTGTCGATGCGCAGCCCATGGCTGGATTATCCGAACCGGAAGAGACCACCAGTTCAGACATTCAGTTGCAAAAATATGCCGATTttgttagaaattattattacacgttTGGAAAAGCGAGGTAATTATGAGAATCAATGCCTGTCTTTTTGTGAtataaagcaaaataatagaattaaattgcTTTGAATGTAATTGCGTTAAACTGCGCGGAATAAGCTACTCTTTACAAATAACTGAAAGTAAATTATACACGGAATGaataatagataattaatcCCAAGCAATTGTGATAAAGAAGTATACGTGCGCagaacattttataaatacctACCTGCGTTACcttgaaatgtaaaaaagagaaCATAGAAGAAGTAACGTCTCGGATATCGAACTGAacataattatgaaaataaaattcatcatattaaaattaataatattggcACGTGTAGGCACGGCAAACGAAATAATGCTCTGCCGATGATGGAATTGAATGCCACGTGGAAGACCCTGAAGATGATTCAGGACGCgcaaaagcaaaataaaaagcaaaggCAGGGGAACATCAGGCAGAACAAAGAGCAGATCTTGCTCCGCGACTTTCCAAGCTCAGACGTCGATGAATACACGCCGTATGACGCCACGCTATCCGGGTCTCTTCCAGATGTAATGAACAAATATTACAATGATATACAATAAACAGTTCCTGTATAGCATCCTCCTCCTTATCTCCTAgtatcgaaattaatttaattttggctCAGGAACAAATTAAAGTTCTTCATCTCGAATAATCGCGACgcttatcaatattaaattttgctttttcgtgaagttaaattttttagatatctCATCGATATATGTATTAGATAAGATGAGCGTATGCTTAAAGATAACATCAAAGTGTGTTTAATTCGACACCGATATTTGAGGTGGTACttgagataaattaaattgtatcaattatatgatataaatCAACGTGGAATGTTTGCAATCTTATTTCATCtgacataaatatatatttaacttatgcataaaagtttctttattgatggcatttaaaatacatgGTAAACATatagttaaattatatttaaaaaatagagatatgtatatacataacTCATTAATTGATTACATAAATATGTagtcatattaaaaaaatgaacaatAGATCtttgttattataaattataatataacgaGACAGTTAAATTATAAGGGTTCGTTACTCTACGTATACAATTATCGAcgagcaatttatttattaaatagacGTTCCGCGCATAGAGCATCCTTTTTTCGTTTACAAACGCTATCTCTAGAATCGAAATAGAGAGGGACAGGACACGATTGAATCCAGGGTACACCGCCGCTACACAAACAGAATTTTGTGCAGTCTTTGTTGGGCAGAAATACGGCGTATTCGGGATCTTCTTCCGGGCAGGTACCCATGCAAGTAGATGTATCGTGATCGTTGTATATTTCACGTTCTTCTGTAATTTCTTCGCTCAATAGTTTTGgcattatttctttatcttctatattttcaataatatattcattatcTTTAATGAATGTACGTTTCGCGCATAAAgcatcctttctttttttacaaacgctATCTCTAGAATCGAAATAGAGAGGGACAGGACACGATTGAATCCATGGTACACCGCCGCTACACAAACAGAATTTTGTGCAGTCTTCGTTGGGCAGAAATACGGCGTATTCGGGATCTTCTTCCGGGCAGGTACCGATGCAAGTAGATGTATCGTGATCATTGTATATTTCACGTTCTTCTGTAATTTCTTCGCTCAATAGTTTTGgcattatttctttatcttctatattttcaataatatattcatcatctttaataaatgtacGTTCCGCGCATAAAgcatcctttctttttttacaaacgctATCTCTAGAATCGAAATAGAGAGGGACAGGACACGATTGAATCCAGGGTACACCGCCGCTACACAAACAGAATTTTGTGCAGTCTTCGTTGGGCAGAAATACGGCGTATTCGGGATCTTCTTCCGGGCAGGTACCGATGCAAGTAGATGTATCGTGATCATTGTATATTTCACGTTCTTCTGTAATTTCTTCGCTCAATAGTTTTGgcattatttctttat contains:
- the LOC139111833 gene encoding neuropeptide Y-like; protein product: MQTRTNLVSFFYRLLVVTVIGVAIACVDAQPMAGLSEPEETTSSDIQLQKYADFVRNYYYTFGKARHGKRNNALPMMELNATWKTLKMIQDAQKQNKKQRQGNIRQNKEQILLRDFPSSDVDEYTPYDATLSGSLPDVMNKYYNDIQ